One Pseudonocardia abyssalis DNA segment encodes these proteins:
- a CDS encoding glycosyltransferase family 87 protein, translated as MTSPSTADPVAAAGRVPAWLRSPRRVLPVTVPLLALVLAGLVVHTGGRHIDLEVYRFGVQAWLSGGDMYGPLPETSGHIALPFIYPPFAAWVMTPLAVVPWTVAWVALLALSVLALGATLYVVARRLWPSGGPGGALAVASIALPLALAVTPGSPIDLDTPTEGIPFALDPVLQTVEFGQINLLLMALVALDCLVDHPRWPRGMLIGIAAAIKLTPAAFVLFFLLRRDFRAAVVAVVSGIVATAIGFAVAPRESLAFWLGNPTGGVSGSPFFTNQTLEAVLVRAGVEGTARTVAWVLLSAALLAIAVPVIRRAPAPLALVAVAGVALLASPTSWSHHWVWVAPALLVAAASAWRARSVGWTVVTVLAGTVFVVAPHRLGLPRAGEVELGWSAWQQVVGSTYVWFTVALMIALFLRWRRPA; from the coding sequence GTGACCAGTCCGTCGACGGCCGACCCGGTGGCAGCCGCGGGCCGCGTGCCCGCCTGGTTGCGCTCGCCGCGTCGCGTCCTGCCGGTCACCGTGCCGCTGCTGGCGCTCGTGCTGGCCGGGCTGGTGGTGCACACCGGGGGCCGGCACATCGACCTCGAGGTCTACCGGTTCGGTGTGCAGGCGTGGCTCTCCGGCGGCGACATGTACGGCCCGCTGCCCGAGACCTCCGGTCACATCGCGCTGCCGTTCATCTACCCGCCCTTCGCGGCGTGGGTGATGACGCCGCTGGCGGTCGTGCCGTGGACGGTCGCGTGGGTCGCGCTGCTCGCGCTGTCGGTGCTGGCGCTGGGCGCCACCCTTTACGTCGTCGCGCGCCGGCTGTGGCCCTCCGGCGGCCCCGGCGGGGCGCTCGCGGTGGCCTCGATCGCGCTGCCGCTCGCGCTCGCCGTCACCCCCGGCAGCCCGATCGACCTCGACACCCCCACCGAGGGCATCCCCTTCGCGCTCGACCCGGTGCTGCAGACCGTCGAGTTCGGCCAGATCAACCTGCTGCTGATGGCCCTGGTCGCGCTCGACTGCCTGGTCGACCACCCGCGCTGGCCCCGCGGGATGCTCATCGGCATCGCCGCGGCGATCAAGCTGACCCCGGCTGCGTTCGTGCTGTTCTTCCTGCTCCGTCGGGACTTCCGGGCGGCGGTCGTCGCGGTGGTGTCCGGGATCGTGGCCACCGCGATCGGGTTCGCGGTGGCGCCGCGCGAGTCGCTCGCGTTCTGGCTGGGCAACCCCACCGGCGGGGTCAGCGGGTCGCCGTTCTTCACCAACCAGACGCTGGAGGCGGTGCTGGTGCGCGCCGGGGTCGAGGGCACCGCGCGCACCGTGGCGTGGGTCCTGCTCTCCGCGGCACTGCTGGCGATCGCGGTACCCGTGATCCGCCGGGCCCCCGCTCCGCTCGCGCTCGTCGCCGTCGCGGGGGTGGCGCTGCTCGCGTCGCCGACGTCGTGGTCGCACCACTGGGTGTGGGTCGCGCCCGCCCTGCTGGTCGCCGCCGCGTCGGCGTGGCGGGCCCGGTCCGTCGGCTGGACGGTGGTGACGGTGCTGGCGGGCACGGTGTTCGTCGTCGCCCCGCACCGGCTCGGGCTCCCGCGTGCGGGGGAGGTCGAGCTGGGCTGGTCGGCGTGGCAGCAGGTCGTCGGCAGCACCTACGTGTGGTTCACGGTCGCGCTGATGATCGCGCTGTTCCTGCGGTGGCGACGGCCGGCGTGA
- the uvrB gene encoding excinuclease ABC subunit UvrB: MAFATEVPGSAREGEMPLAHSEHRPVGEIPRTGGRFEVVSEFEPAGDQPAAIAELEKRIHAGEQDIVLLGATGTGKSATTAWLIEKLQRPTLVMAPNKTLAAQLANELRDMLPNNAVEYFVSYYDYYQPEAYIAQTDTYIEKDSSVNDDVERLRHSATYNLLSRRDVVVVASVSCIYGLGTPQSYLDRSVKLHVGDTVERDQLLRLLVDVQYTRNDMAFNRGTFRVRGDTVEIIPAYEELALRIEFFGDEIESLYYLHPLTGDVVRQVEDLQIFPATHYVAGPERMEQAVRDIERELEERLAQLEGQGKLLEAQRLRMRTQYDVEMIRQVGFCSGIENYSRHIDGRGAGTAPATLIDYFPDDFLMVIDESHVTVPQIGGMFEGDMSRKRNLVEFGFRLPSAVDNRPLTWEEFADRIGQTVYLSATPGPYELSRTGGEFVEQVIRPTGLVDPQVVVKPTKGQIDDLVHEIRERAERDERVLVTTLTKKMAEDLTDYLLELGIRVRYLHSEVDTLRRVELLRQLRLGEYDVLVGINLLREGLDLPEVSLVAILDADKEGFLRSGTSLIQTIGRAARNVSGEVHMYADKITDSMRHAIDETDRRRAKQIAYNTEKGVDPQPLRKKIADILDQVYKEAEDSNVVPIGGSGRNQSRGKRAAGEPGRSSSGVVSGRDTKSMPRAELADLVQALTDQMLGAARDLQFELAGRLRDEIQDLKKELRGMDAAGIS; the protein is encoded by the coding sequence GTGGCATTCGCAACCGAGGTCCCCGGCAGCGCCCGTGAGGGCGAGATGCCCCTGGCGCACTCCGAGCACCGCCCGGTCGGGGAGATCCCCCGCACCGGCGGGCGCTTCGAGGTGGTCAGCGAGTTCGAGCCCGCGGGCGACCAGCCCGCGGCCATCGCCGAGCTCGAGAAGCGCATCCACGCCGGCGAGCAGGACATCGTCCTCCTCGGCGCCACCGGCACGGGCAAGTCCGCCACCACGGCCTGGCTGATCGAGAAGCTGCAGCGGCCCACTCTGGTGATGGCACCCAACAAGACCCTCGCGGCGCAGCTGGCCAACGAGCTGCGCGACATGCTGCCGAACAACGCGGTCGAGTACTTCGTCTCGTACTACGACTACTACCAGCCCGAGGCGTACATCGCGCAGACCGACACCTACATCGAGAAGGACTCGTCGGTCAACGACGACGTCGAGCGGCTGCGGCACTCCGCCACCTACAACCTGCTGTCCCGGCGCGACGTCGTGGTGGTCGCCTCGGTGTCGTGCATCTACGGCCTGGGCACGCCGCAGTCCTACCTCGACCGGTCGGTGAAGCTGCACGTCGGCGACACGGTGGAGCGCGACCAGCTGCTGCGCCTGCTGGTCGACGTGCAGTACACGCGCAACGACATGGCGTTCAACCGCGGCACGTTCCGGGTCCGCGGCGACACCGTGGAGATCATCCCGGCCTACGAGGAACTCGCACTGCGCATCGAGTTCTTCGGCGACGAGATCGAGTCGCTCTACTACCTGCACCCGCTCACCGGCGACGTCGTGCGCCAGGTCGAGGACCTGCAGATCTTCCCGGCCACCCACTACGTCGCGGGCCCCGAGCGGATGGAGCAGGCGGTCCGCGACATCGAGCGGGAGCTGGAGGAGCGCCTCGCGCAGCTGGAGGGCCAGGGCAAGCTCCTGGAGGCCCAGCGGCTGCGGATGCGCACCCAGTACGACGTCGAGATGATCCGCCAGGTCGGGTTCTGCTCGGGCATCGAGAACTACTCGCGCCACATCGACGGCCGCGGCGCCGGCACCGCACCGGCCACCCTGATCGACTACTTCCCCGACGACTTCCTCATGGTCATCGACGAGTCCCACGTCACGGTGCCGCAGATCGGCGGCATGTTCGAGGGCGACATGTCGCGCAAGCGCAACCTCGTCGAGTTCGGGTTCCGGCTGCCGTCGGCGGTCGACAACCGCCCGCTCACGTGGGAGGAGTTCGCCGACCGCATCGGGCAGACGGTCTACCTCTCCGCCACCCCCGGCCCCTACGAGCTCAGTCGCACCGGCGGCGAGTTCGTCGAGCAGGTCATCCGGCCCACCGGCCTGGTCGACCCCCAGGTCGTCGTCAAGCCGACGAAGGGCCAGATCGACGACCTGGTCCACGAGATCAGGGAGCGCGCGGAGCGCGACGAGCGGGTGCTGGTCACCACGCTCACGAAGAAGATGGCCGAGGACCTCACCGACTACCTGCTCGAGCTGGGCATCCGGGTCCGCTACCTGCACTCCGAGGTCGACACCCTGCGCCGCGTCGAGCTGCTGCGCCAGCTCCGGCTCGGTGAGTACGACGTCCTGGTCGGCATCAACCTGCTGCGCGAGGGCCTCGACCTGCCGGAGGTCTCGCTCGTCGCGATCCTCGACGCCGACAAGGAGGGCTTCCTCCGCTCGGGCACCTCGCTGATCCAGACGATCGGGCGCGCGGCGCGCAACGTGTCCGGCGAGGTGCACATGTACGCCGACAAGATCACCGACTCGATGCGGCACGCCATCGACGAGACCGACCGGCGCCGGGCGAAGCAGATCGCCTACAACACCGAGAAGGGCGTCGACCCGCAGCCGCTGCGCAAGAAGATCGCCGACATCCTCGACCAGGTCTACAAGGAGGCCGAGGACAGCAACGTCGTGCCGATCGGCGGATCGGGCCGCAACCAGTCCCGGGGCAAGCGCGCGGCGGGCGAGCCGGGCCGGTCCAGCAGCGGGGTGGTGTCGGGCCGCGACACGAAGTCGATGCCGCGCGCGGAGCTCGCCGACCTGGTGCAGGCCCTCACCGACCAGATGCTCGGAGCGGCACGCGACCTGCAGTTCGAGCTGGCCGGGCGCCTGCGCGACGAGATCCAGGACCTCAAGAAGGAGCTGCGGGGCATGGACGCGGCCGGGATCAGTTAG
- a CDS encoding MmcQ/YjbR family DNA-binding protein — translation MRERCLALPEVTEGLTHGAPTWFVRGRRSFAKFIDPPDHRFDESHVALWAAAPPGARRELAAADPTRFFGPPFGGADWVGLRLDVEPGGPDWEVVREILTDAYRRIAPPTFVALLDEQPRS, via the coding sequence GTGCGCGAGCGGTGCCTGGCGCTGCCCGAGGTCACCGAGGGGCTGACGCACGGTGCGCCGACCTGGTTCGTGCGGGGTCGCCGGTCCTTCGCCAAGTTCATCGACCCTCCGGACCACCGGTTCGACGAGTCGCACGTCGCGCTCTGGGCGGCCGCCCCGCCCGGCGCCCGCCGGGAGCTCGCCGCGGCCGACCCGACCCGGTTCTTCGGGCCCCCGTTCGGCGGGGCCGACTGGGTGGGGCTGCGCCTCGACGTGGAACCGGGTGGCCCCGACTGGGAGGTGGTGCGCGAGATCCTCACCGACGCCTACCGCCGGATCGCCCCACCGACGTTCGTCGCCCTGCTCGACGAGCAGCCCCGCTCCTGA
- a CDS encoding LysR family transcriptional regulator, with protein MDVQRLRVLRELADRGSVTAVAAALSFTPSAISQQLRALADEVGMALTEPAGRGLRLTDAGRVLAAEAEGVLAALARADAAVEGLRTTPRGLVRMAMFPSGARMMLAGVLARLDERPEVDVSCRDVDMSPADVLALTADFDVVVTHRDEHGPAPGHGRLVVPLLREPLDVVLPPGHRLARRRKVRLDELAGESWISVEVGWPVDDVLRSLAVRTGATPRVVQRINDFSVTETLVAAGRGIALLPRYSTDDRGGRRLVRRPLAGVRAARLVEAVLRPSAAARPAVRAVLDALSAEAAAVSGSRAAPASGPARAVEGAAP; from the coding sequence ATGGATGTGCAGCGGCTCCGGGTGCTCCGCGAGCTGGCCGACCGTGGTTCGGTCACCGCCGTCGCCGCCGCGCTGTCGTTCACCCCGTCGGCGATCTCCCAGCAGCTCAGGGCACTCGCCGACGAGGTCGGGATGGCGCTCACCGAGCCGGCCGGGCGCGGACTGCGCCTCACCGACGCCGGGCGGGTGCTCGCCGCGGAGGCCGAGGGCGTGCTCGCCGCACTGGCCCGCGCCGACGCCGCCGTGGAGGGGCTGCGGACGACACCGCGCGGGCTCGTCCGCATGGCGATGTTCCCGTCGGGGGCACGGATGATGCTGGCGGGCGTGCTGGCGCGGCTCGACGAGCGGCCCGAGGTCGACGTGAGCTGCCGCGACGTCGACATGTCCCCCGCGGACGTCCTGGCCCTGACAGCCGACTTCGACGTCGTCGTGACCCACCGCGACGAGCACGGCCCCGCACCCGGCCACGGCCGGCTCGTCGTGCCGCTGCTGCGCGAACCGCTCGACGTCGTGCTGCCACCCGGGCACCGGCTCGCCCGGCGTCGGAAGGTCCGCCTCGACGAGCTCGCCGGTGAGTCGTGGATCAGCGTGGAGGTCGGCTGGCCCGTCGACGACGTGCTGCGCTCGCTCGCCGTGCGCACCGGCGCCACCCCGCGGGTGGTGCAGCGGATCAACGACTTCTCGGTGACCGAGACGCTCGTCGCCGCCGGGCGCGGTATCGCCCTGCTGCCCCGCTACTCCACCGACGACCGCGGCGGGCGGCGGCTGGTGCGCCGCCCCCTGGCCGGGGTACGGGCCGCCCGGCTGGTCGAGGCGGTGCTGCGGCCCAGTGCGGCCGCCCGCCCCGCCGTGCGGGCGGTGCTCGACGCGCTGAGCGCCGAGGCGGCCGCCGTCAGCGGGTCCCGCGCAGCGCCGGCGTCCGGCCCCGCACGGGCGGTGGAGGGTGCCGCACCCTGA